The Malus domestica chromosome 13, GDT2T_hap1 genome includes a window with the following:
- the LOC103430620 gene encoding glucan endo-1,3-beta-glucosidase 3-like isoform X1, translating into MATLLFFFLLAVSAVSAGEDAFVGVNLGTDLSAMPSPTQVVALLKAQNIRHIRLYDADRTMLLALANTGIQVMVSVPNDQLIGIGQSNATAANWVARNVIAHVPATNITAIAVGSEVLSALPNAAPVLVSALKFIHSALVASNLDRQIRVSTPHSSSIILDSFPPSQAFFNRSWDPVMVPLLKFLQSTDSYLMLNVYPYYDYVQSNGVIPLDYALFRPLPPNKEAVDANTLLHYTNVFEAIVDAAYFAMSYLNITNIPIVVTESGWPSKGGSAEPDATLDNANTYNSNLIRHVLNNTGTPKHPGIAVSTYIYELYNEDLRPGSVSEKNWGLFNADGVPVYTLHLTGAGTVLANDTTNQTFCVAREGADKKMLQAALDWACGPGKVDCSPLLQGQPCYEPNNVLTHATYAFNAYFQLMAKSPGTCDFKGVATVTTTDPSHGTCIFPGSGGRNSTFINGTSLAPSSNSTASGCPSLFFYSGGSFTSSVIIGFLVLSAVLL; encoded by the exons ATGGCTACTCTGCTGTTCTTCTTCCTGTTGGCTGTCTCCGCAGTTTCTGCTGGTGAAG ATGCCTTCGTTGGTGTAAACCTCGGTACAGATCTTTCTGCCATGCCGAGCCCAACTCAGGTGGTGGCACTTCTTAAAGCTCAAAATATTCGACATATCAGACTCTATGATGCAGACAGAACCATGCTCCTCGCTCTTGCAAACACTGGCATCCAAGTGATGGTTTCGGTTCCTAATGACCAGCTCATTGGGATTGGCCAGTCCAATGCCACTGCTGCTAACTGGGTTGCTCGCAATGTGATAGCCCATGTCCCTGCCACCAACATCACTGCTATAGCTGTTGGATCGGAAGTCCTTAGTGCCCTCCCAAATGCTGCTCCAGTCCTAGTTTCTGCCCTGAAGTTCATTCACTCTGCACTTGTTGCGTCTAACCTTGACCGCCAAATTAGAGTCTCTACTCCACACTCTTCCTCCATTATTCTCGACTCCTTTCCACCATCTCAAGCCTTCTTCAATCGCTCATGGGACCCAGTCATGGTTCCCCTGCTCAAGTTCTTGCAGTCTACAGATTCATATCTCATGCTCAATGTCTATCCGTATTATGATTACGTGCAATCAAACGGTGTAATCCCCTTGGACTATGCACTTTTCCGCCCTCTCCCTCCAAACAAGGAAGCCGTGGATGCTAATACACTGCTGCATTATACTAATGTCTTCGAGGCTATTGTTGATGCAGCCTATTTTGCAATGTCCTATCTAAACATCACTAATATCCCTATTGTAGTGACCGAGTCAGGCTGGCCTTCAAAGGGTGGCTCAGCGGAGCCAGATGCCACACTTGACAATGCCAACACTTACAACAGTAACCTAATTAGGCACGTGCTTAACAACACGGGGACTCCCAAGCATCCTGGGATTGCTGTTAGCACTTATATTTATGAGCTTTACAATGAGGATTTGAGACCTGGGTCTGTCTCTGAAAAGAATTGGGGACTTTTTAATGCTGATGGAGTGCCAGTTTATACCTTGCACTTAACAGGTGCTGGAACTGTGTTGGCAAATGACACAACAAACCAAACCTTTTGTGTTGCGAGGGAAGGTGCCGATAAAAAGATGCTACAAGCAGCCTTGGATTGGGCTTGTGGACCAGGGAAAGTTGATTGCTCGCCTTTGCTGCAGGGTCAACCATGTTATGAACCAAATAATGTGCTCACACACGCAACATATGCTTTCAATGCATATTTTCAGCTGATGGCCAAGTCACCTGGAACTTGTGATTTCAAAGGGGTGGCTACCGTTACTACCACAGATCCAA GTCACGGCACTTGTATATTTCCAGGAAG TGGCGGGAGAAATAGCACTTTCATCAATGGCACATCACTGGCTCCTTCTTCAAATTCCACAGCTTCTGGGTGCCCTTCACTATTTTTCTACAGTGGTGGTTCCTTCACAAGCTCTGTGATCATCGGTTTCTTAGTTCTGAGTGCAGTTCTCTTGTAG
- the LOC103430620 gene encoding glucan endo-1,3-beta-glucosidase 3-like isoform X3, producing MATLLFFFLLAVSAVSAGEDAFVGVNLGTDLSAMPSPTQVVALLKAQNIRHIRLYDADRTMLLALANTGIQVMVSVPNDQLIGIGQSNATAANWVARNVIAHVPATNITAIAVGSEVLSALPNAAPVLVSALKFIHSALVASNLDRQIRVSTPHSSSIILDSFPPSQAFFNRSWDPVMVPLLKFLQSTDSYLMLNVYPYYDYVQSNGVIPLDYALFRPLPPNKEAVDANTLLHYTNVFEAIVDAAYFAMSYLNITNIPIVVTESGWPSKGGSAEPDATLDNANTYNSNLIRHVLNNTGTPKHPGIAVSTYIYELYNEDLRPGSVSEKNWGLFNADGVPVYTLHLTGAGTVLANDTTNQTFCVAREGADKKMLQAALDWACGPGKVDCSPLLQGQPCYEPNNVLTHATYAFNAYFQLMAKSPGTCDFKGVATVTTTDPSHGTCIFPGSGGRNSTFINGTSLAPSSNSTASGCPSLFFYSGGSFTSSVIIGFLVLSRLSLAPVGKLAARPNFVPSQEELGGGKL from the exons ATGGCTACTCTGCTGTTCTTCTTCCTGTTGGCTGTCTCCGCAGTTTCTGCTGGTGAAG ATGCCTTCGTTGGTGTAAACCTCGGTACAGATCTTTCTGCCATGCCGAGCCCAACTCAGGTGGTGGCACTTCTTAAAGCTCAAAATATTCGACATATCAGACTCTATGATGCAGACAGAACCATGCTCCTCGCTCTTGCAAACACTGGCATCCAAGTGATGGTTTCGGTTCCTAATGACCAGCTCATTGGGATTGGCCAGTCCAATGCCACTGCTGCTAACTGGGTTGCTCGCAATGTGATAGCCCATGTCCCTGCCACCAACATCACTGCTATAGCTGTTGGATCGGAAGTCCTTAGTGCCCTCCCAAATGCTGCTCCAGTCCTAGTTTCTGCCCTGAAGTTCATTCACTCTGCACTTGTTGCGTCTAACCTTGACCGCCAAATTAGAGTCTCTACTCCACACTCTTCCTCCATTATTCTCGACTCCTTTCCACCATCTCAAGCCTTCTTCAATCGCTCATGGGACCCAGTCATGGTTCCCCTGCTCAAGTTCTTGCAGTCTACAGATTCATATCTCATGCTCAATGTCTATCCGTATTATGATTACGTGCAATCAAACGGTGTAATCCCCTTGGACTATGCACTTTTCCGCCCTCTCCCTCCAAACAAGGAAGCCGTGGATGCTAATACACTGCTGCATTATACTAATGTCTTCGAGGCTATTGTTGATGCAGCCTATTTTGCAATGTCCTATCTAAACATCACTAATATCCCTATTGTAGTGACCGAGTCAGGCTGGCCTTCAAAGGGTGGCTCAGCGGAGCCAGATGCCACACTTGACAATGCCAACACTTACAACAGTAACCTAATTAGGCACGTGCTTAACAACACGGGGACTCCCAAGCATCCTGGGATTGCTGTTAGCACTTATATTTATGAGCTTTACAATGAGGATTTGAGACCTGGGTCTGTCTCTGAAAAGAATTGGGGACTTTTTAATGCTGATGGAGTGCCAGTTTATACCTTGCACTTAACAGGTGCTGGAACTGTGTTGGCAAATGACACAACAAACCAAACCTTTTGTGTTGCGAGGGAAGGTGCCGATAAAAAGATGCTACAAGCAGCCTTGGATTGGGCTTGTGGACCAGGGAAAGTTGATTGCTCGCCTTTGCTGCAGGGTCAACCATGTTATGAACCAAATAATGTGCTCACACACGCAACATATGCTTTCAATGCATATTTTCAGCTGATGGCCAAGTCACCTGGAACTTGTGATTTCAAAGGGGTGGCTACCGTTACTACCACAGATCCAA GTCACGGCACTTGTATATTTCCAGGAAG TGGCGGGAGAAATAGCACTTTCATCAATGGCACATCACTGGCTCCTTCTTCAAATTCCACAGCTTCTGGGTGCCCTTCACTATTTTTCTACAGTGGTGGTTCCTTCACAAGCTCTGTGATCATCGGTTTCTTAGTTCTGAGT AGGCTCAGTTTGGCACCGGTTGGGAAACTTGCAGCAAGACCCAATTTTGTACCCTCCCAGGAGGAATTAGGGGGTGGCAAGCTTTGA
- the LOC103430620 gene encoding glucan endo-1,3-beta-glucosidase 3-like isoform X2, whose translation MQVSRSYLPFRLIVSILGDAFVGVNLGTDLSAMPSPTQVVALLKAQNIRHIRLYDADRTMLLALANTGIQVMVSVPNDQLIGIGQSNATAANWVARNVIAHVPATNITAIAVGSEVLSALPNAAPVLVSALKFIHSALVASNLDRQIRVSTPHSSSIILDSFPPSQAFFNRSWDPVMVPLLKFLQSTDSYLMLNVYPYYDYVQSNGVIPLDYALFRPLPPNKEAVDANTLLHYTNVFEAIVDAAYFAMSYLNITNIPIVVTESGWPSKGGSAEPDATLDNANTYNSNLIRHVLNNTGTPKHPGIAVSTYIYELYNEDLRPGSVSEKNWGLFNADGVPVYTLHLTGAGTVLANDTTNQTFCVAREGADKKMLQAALDWACGPGKVDCSPLLQGQPCYEPNNVLTHATYAFNAYFQLMAKSPGTCDFKGVATVTTTDPSHGTCIFPGSGGRNSTFINGTSLAPSSNSTASGCPSLFFYSGGSFTSSVIIGFLVLSAVLL comes from the exons ATGCAAGTTAGTCGGAGCTATTTACCATTTAGGCTGATTGTTTCTATACTGGGAG ATGCCTTCGTTGGTGTAAACCTCGGTACAGATCTTTCTGCCATGCCGAGCCCAACTCAGGTGGTGGCACTTCTTAAAGCTCAAAATATTCGACATATCAGACTCTATGATGCAGACAGAACCATGCTCCTCGCTCTTGCAAACACTGGCATCCAAGTGATGGTTTCGGTTCCTAATGACCAGCTCATTGGGATTGGCCAGTCCAATGCCACTGCTGCTAACTGGGTTGCTCGCAATGTGATAGCCCATGTCCCTGCCACCAACATCACTGCTATAGCTGTTGGATCGGAAGTCCTTAGTGCCCTCCCAAATGCTGCTCCAGTCCTAGTTTCTGCCCTGAAGTTCATTCACTCTGCACTTGTTGCGTCTAACCTTGACCGCCAAATTAGAGTCTCTACTCCACACTCTTCCTCCATTATTCTCGACTCCTTTCCACCATCTCAAGCCTTCTTCAATCGCTCATGGGACCCAGTCATGGTTCCCCTGCTCAAGTTCTTGCAGTCTACAGATTCATATCTCATGCTCAATGTCTATCCGTATTATGATTACGTGCAATCAAACGGTGTAATCCCCTTGGACTATGCACTTTTCCGCCCTCTCCCTCCAAACAAGGAAGCCGTGGATGCTAATACACTGCTGCATTATACTAATGTCTTCGAGGCTATTGTTGATGCAGCCTATTTTGCAATGTCCTATCTAAACATCACTAATATCCCTATTGTAGTGACCGAGTCAGGCTGGCCTTCAAAGGGTGGCTCAGCGGAGCCAGATGCCACACTTGACAATGCCAACACTTACAACAGTAACCTAATTAGGCACGTGCTTAACAACACGGGGACTCCCAAGCATCCTGGGATTGCTGTTAGCACTTATATTTATGAGCTTTACAATGAGGATTTGAGACCTGGGTCTGTCTCTGAAAAGAATTGGGGACTTTTTAATGCTGATGGAGTGCCAGTTTATACCTTGCACTTAACAGGTGCTGGAACTGTGTTGGCAAATGACACAACAAACCAAACCTTTTGTGTTGCGAGGGAAGGTGCCGATAAAAAGATGCTACAAGCAGCCTTGGATTGGGCTTGTGGACCAGGGAAAGTTGATTGCTCGCCTTTGCTGCAGGGTCAACCATGTTATGAACCAAATAATGTGCTCACACACGCAACATATGCTTTCAATGCATATTTTCAGCTGATGGCCAAGTCACCTGGAACTTGTGATTTCAAAGGGGTGGCTACCGTTACTACCACAGATCCAA GTCACGGCACTTGTATATTTCCAGGAAG TGGCGGGAGAAATAGCACTTTCATCAATGGCACATCACTGGCTCCTTCTTCAAATTCCACAGCTTCTGGGTGCCCTTCACTATTTTTCTACAGTGGTGGTTCCTTCACAAGCTCTGTGATCATCGGTTTCTTAGTTCTGAGTGCAGTTCTCTTGTAG
- the LOC103430621 gene encoding F-box protein SKIP28-like: MEISESTVEHQEHEATDSSGDEQAGPPHEALFLVSAYLPLFELLAVSGVCRTLRDAVNTDVLPWLKIIVKAPLNLRLSDEVLMKITSKANGRLRSLALMNCANITDEGLQGVVEQNPLINKLYVPGCTGLTPDGVIRAAKTLSENHHGLKSVMIYGIYNMNKQYLETLESYLQINRSQQKQTGGSRPLLFHEYKDCPTSRHDNGHAAIDVQVCPKCDEVRMVFDCPRRTCRTKIDRPMTDCRGCNFCIPRCQECGGCIDNCEEMEEAVCADILCSDCWLQLPKCDFCNKPYCKQHAGNGYRPPGSTGFVCDVCYAKFIVDLHSVVE, translated from the exons ATGGAGATTTCAGAGTCTACGGTGGAACACCAAGAACATGAAGCTACTGACAGTTCGGGAGATGAACAAGCAGGGCCACCGCACGAGGCGTTGTTCCTTGTTTCAGCTTACCTTCCTCTGTTCGAGCTTCTTGCTGTTagcggagtttgtaggacacTGAGAGATGCAGTAAACACAGATGTCTTACCATGGCTAAAAATCATCGTCAAAGCGCCGTTGAACTTGAGGCTTTCCGATGAGGTTCTGATGAAAATCACATCCAAGGCTAATGGTAGGTTGAGATCTCTGGCTTTGATGAACTGTGCCAATATTACAGATGAGGGGCTTCAAGGGGTCGTTGAGCAGAATCCTCTTATCAACAAG CTCTACGTACCGGGATGCACCGGTTTAACACCCGACGGAGTCATTCGAGCTGCCAAAACATTATCCGAAAATCATCACGGCTTAAAGAGCGTCATGATATACGGCATCTACAACATGAACAAACAATACCTCGAAACGCTTGAGTCGTATCTCCAGATAAACCGGTCACAGCAAAAGCAGACAGGAGGATCACGGCCTCTTCTGTTTCACGAGTACAAGGACTGCCCAACCTCCAGACACGACAACGGTCACGCTGCAATCGACGTCCAAGTTTGCCCAAAATGCGACGAGGTTAGGATGGTTTTCGACTGTCCAAGGAGGACGTGCAGGACAAAGATAGACAGGCCAATGACTGATTGCAGAGGATGCAACTTTTGCATTCCGAGGTGCCAAGAGTGCGGCGGGTGCATCGACAATTGTGAAGAAATGGAAGAGGCTGTTTGTGCAGACATCTTGTGTTCGGATTGCTGGCTGCAACTTCCCAAATGTGACTTCTGCAACAAGCCATACTGTAAGCAACACGCTGGCAACGGATACCGTCCTCCTGGTTCCACCGGGTTCGTTTGTGATGTTTGTTATGCAAAGTTCATTGTAGATTTGCACAGCGTTgttgaataa
- the LOC103430622 gene encoding dynein light chain 1, cytoplasmic-like has product MEGAELELERRSKFLSSLIQKKKAVEEQDHCDRLNVRVRASDMPIPLQNRAFRAARDHLDAMPGKLDSKRLALALKKDFDSSYGPAWHCIVGTSFGSYVTHSTGGFLYFSIDKVYVLLFKTAVEPLDH; this is encoded by the exons ATGGAGGGAGCAGAGCTGGAGCTGGAGAGGCGGAGCAAGTTTCTCAGCAGTTTGATACAGAAGAAGAAAGCTGTGGAGGAACAAGATCACTGTGACCGCCTCAATGTTCGAGTCAGGGCATCGGATATGCCCATCCCTCTGCAAAACCGCGCCTTTCGCGCTGCGCGGGATCACCTCGACGCCATGCCCGGGAAGCTCGACAGCAAACGCCTCGCTCTCGCACTTAAAAAG GATTTCGATTCATCATACGGTCCAGCTTGGCACTGCATTGTGGGAACTAGCTTTGGTTCATACGTGACGCATTCAACTGGGGGCTTCTTGTATTTTTCTATCGACAAGGTTTACGTTCTTCTTTTCAAAACAGCCGTTGAGCCTTTGGACCATTGA
- the LOC103423730 gene encoding protein PLANT CADMIUM RESISTANCE 2-like — MYSSHPRGYEKYSSSDPQHHHHHHQDAPLAPTGIPVSSSTEPYFTTSNEDMSSHSGHSHMTHPPSRPRPRALIPWSTGLCDCFSDFRNCCITLWCPCITFGQIAEIVDKGSTSCGASGALYTLITCVTACPCCYSCFYRSKMRQQYSLEESPCGDCLVHCFCEHCALCQEYRELRFRGFDLKLGWHGNIEERNREGVAMNPVPPVVEEGMSRDK, encoded by the exons ATGTACTCGTCACACCCAAGGGGATACGAGAAGTACTCCTCGTCCGACCCccagcaccaccaccatcaccaccaagATGCTCCGCTGGCGCCGACAGGTATCCCGGTCAGCTCCAGCACCGAACCTTATTTTACTACTTCTAACGAAGACATGAGCTCCCACAGTGGCCACTCCCACATGACCCACCCCCCATCCCGTCCCCGCCCTCGTGCTCTCATCCCTTGGTCCACCGGCCTCTGCGACTGCTTCTCCGATTTCAGAAACT GTTGCATAACACTTTGGTGTCCATGCATCACCTTTGGCCAAATTGCAGAGATTGTGGATAAGGGTTCAACat CTTGTGGTGCCAGTGGAGCGCTGTACACACTGATTACTTGTGTGACAGCTTGTCCATGCTGCTATTCCTGCTTCTACCGCTCCAAAATGAGACAGCAATACAGCTTGGAAGAGAGCCCTTGTGGGGACTGCTTGGTTCATTGCTTCTGTGAGCACTGCGCCTTGTGTCAAGAGTACCGCGAGCTTCGGTTTCGCGGTTTTGACTTGAAACTTG GATGGCATGGAAATATCGAGGAAAGGAACCGTGAAGGAGTTGCAATGAATCCGGTGCCTCCGGTGGTGGAGGAAGGCATGAGTCGAGATAAATGA
- the LOC108175107 gene encoding protein PLANT CADMIUM RESISTANCE 2-like, with translation MSGGWSTGLLDCFSDCSVCCLGFWCPCVVAGRVAEIVSKGETSCFWHGCSYAAINFVTNFAFGISCGFCITRGFRTELREQYTLEEKPCNDCCVHFFCNPCALCQEYRELQERGFDVASGWLGDASQNRGVVTAPAMQGGMNRQSDHK, from the exons ATGTCGGGTGGATGGAGCACTGGCCTGCTTGACTGCTTCAGTGATTGCAGTGTCT GCTGCTTGGGATTTTGGTGTCCTTGCGTTGTTGCTGGGCGTGTTGCAGAGATTGTCTCAAAAGGAGAAACCA GTTGTTTTTGGCATGGATGTTCATATGCAGCAATTAATTTCGTTACTAACTTCGCATTCGGCATTTCTTGCGGTTTCTGCATTACTCGCGGCTTTCGAACCGAACTGAGGGAGCAGTACACGTTGGAGGAAAAACCTTGCAACGATTGCTGCGTTCATTTCTTCTGCAACCCCTGTGCCCTGTGCCAAGAATACCGTGAGCTCCAGGAACGTGGTTTCGATGTTGCCAGTG GGTGGCTAGGAGATGCGTCCCAGAATCGTGGAGTGGTGACAGCACCAGCTATGCAGGGTGGCATGAATCGTCAGTCTGATCACAAATAA
- the LOC108172068 gene encoding protein PLANT CADMIUM RESISTANCE 2-like: MYSSHPRGYEKYSSSDPQHHHHHHQDAPPAPTGIPVSSSTEPYFTTSNEDMSSHSGHSHMTHPPSRLRPRALIPWSTGLCDCFSDFRNCCITLWCPCITFGQIAEIVDKGSTSCGASGALYTLITCVTACPCCYSCFYRSKMRQQI, encoded by the exons ATGTACTCGTCACACCCAAGGGGATACGAGAAGTACTCCTCGTCCGACCCccagcaccaccaccatcaccaccaagATGCTCCGCCGGCGCCGACAGGTATCCCGGTCAGCTCCAGCACCGAACCTTATTTTACTACTTCTAACGAAGACATGAGCTCCCACAGTGGCCACTCCCACATGACCCACCCCCCATCCCGTCTCCGCCCTCGTGCTCTCATCCCTTGGTCAACCGGCCTCTGCGACTGCTTCTCCGATTTCAGAAACT GTTGCATAACACTTTGGTGTCCATGCATCACCTTTGGCCAAATTGCAGAGATTGTGGATAAGGGTTCAACat CTTGTGGTGCCAGTGGAGCGCTGTACACACTGATTACTTGTGTGACAGCTTGTCCATGCTGCTATTCCTGCTTCTACCGCTCCAAAATGAGACAGCaaatttaa
- the LOC103451557 gene encoding protein PLANT CADMIUM RESISTANCE 2-like → MVCVCICPNGVEKKMSGGWTTGLLDCFSDCSVCCLGFWCPCVVAGRVAEIVSKGQTSCFWHGCLYAAINYYTNLACCITCGYRTQLRGQYMLEEKPCNDCCVHFFCNSCALCQEYRELQNRGFDVASGWKGNASQNRGVVTAPALQGGMNRHSDHK, encoded by the exons atggtgtgtgtatgtatatgccCCAACGGTGTGGAAAAAAAGATGTCGGGTGGATGGACCACTGGCCTGCTTGACTGCTTCAGTGACTGCAGTGTCT GCTGCTTGGGATTTTGGTGTCCTTGCGTTGTTGCTGGGCGTGTTGCAGAGATTGTCTCCAAAGGACAAACCA GTTGTTTTTGGCATGGATGTTTATATGCAGCAATTAATTACTATACTAACTTAGCATGCTGCATTACTTGCGGCTATCGAACCCAACTGAGGGGGCAGTACATGTTGGAGGAAAAACCTTGCAACGATTGCTGCGTTCATTTCTTCTGCAACTCCTGTGCCTTGTGCCAAGAATACCGTGAGCTCCAGAACCGTGGTTTCGATGTTGCCAGTG GGTGGAAAGGAAATGCGTCCCAGAATCGTGGAGTGGTGACAGCACCAGCTCTGCAGGGTGGCATGAATCGTCATTCTGATCACAAATAA
- the LOC103423731 gene encoding cell number regulator 10-like produces MSGGWTTGLLDCFSDCSVCCLGFWCPCVVAGRVAEIVSKGHTSCFQQGCLYALINSYTHLAFGIPCGFCITCGFRTKLREQYMLEKKPCNDCCVHFFCHSCALCQEYRELENRGFNVTIGWEQNASKNPGVVTAPAVQGGMNRQTDYK; encoded by the exons ATGTCGGGTGGATGGACCACTGGCCTGCTTGACTGCTTCAGTGACTGCAGTGTCT GCTGCTTGGGATTTTGGTGTCCTTGCGTTGTTGCTGGGCGTGTTGCAGAGATTGTCTCCAAAGGACATACCA GTTGTTTTCAGCAGGGATGTTTGTATGCACTAATCAATTCCTATACTCACTTAGCATTCGGCATTCCTTGCGGTTTCTGCATAACTTGCGGCTTTCGAACCAAACTGAGGGAGCAGTACATGTTGGAGAAAAAACCTTGCAACGATTGCTGCGTTCATTTCTTCTGCCACTCCTGTGCCTTGTGCCAAGAATACCGTGAGCTCGAGAACCGTGGTTTCAATGTTACCATTG GCTGGGAACAAAATGCGTCAAAGAATCCTGGAGTGGTGACAGCACCAGCTGTGCAGGGTGGCATGAATCGTCAGACTGATTACAAATAG